The genomic window TCAATATTCAATCAGAACCAAATATTCAAGCATTAAATACACTCACCAAccttattattaaaaaaaaaattacagtaaTAAAAATGTACCTGCCCTGCAAGCCTATCTACTGCCAAACTAATTTCTGAAATAGATTTTGCAGCTTTTTCCATGTTTGCATTCTTCCTCATTTCTAAGTACCTCTTCTCTTGACTAATAGGGTCTTCCATCACCACCAATTTGGATTTATCTTTCACTCCTACTATGTCAAGAAATGCCTTTGAATCCCTTTCCTTGTCTTTATAAAATATCTTTTGGTCTAGATGGTGTAAACCAGTTGGACCAGTTAGCATTTTCTTCAATTCGCCTATAACACCaaacaataacaaagataaaaaaaataatataaaacattaaatagcaactttttttttgtttacaatcgAGCATAGAATCGAACCAAAGACCTAATGCATACTACTCAACCTCCTCATCGGTCACGACTAAAAAATcaattagttaattttcttaattaaattattCTTATTAGATGTCAGTGTAAAATGAATTTAGACAGACgtaatcaaattcaaatattcaataataataaattttaatagtaaaataataataataataataataatagtaataaataaataaataaataaaaagggatTGTAAATTTGTAACAGTATACCAAATGTTGCTATTGAACTAATGTTGACTTCATGATAAGTCGAACCATATTTGACCCGAACTTTAATTGTCGGTGGCTGAACCGGTTTCCGGTCCAAGTCACCATCGGTTCGACGCTGAACCAACATCCCACCAGGTCTCATCTCCCACTCCGGACCTCTTGGTTCGGTTCCCGAACCTCCATTATTAACcatgttcttcatcttcatcatcttgcTTTGCGTGAAACCAAAACCAAGATAGATCTTTGATGATTCTGTCACAGAAATCTTAGCCACCCAAATCTCTTCTTATACAAAATCACTGACTTATTCATCACACGAGTACAAACCACACGAATACAGAGATAAAAAAAACAGAGCAAAAACAgaggaaaaaacaaaaagcttcaagtttcaactttttcttttttccttttttagaAGAAGGAACCAATGGAGTTTGGTTGAAGAAAAAATCAAACCCAACAACTATACAAATCTTAGTCTTCACGTGaactcaaacaaaaaaagaaagtgaaagaaagaaagaaagatctCTCCGGTGAACGGAAAAGTGTTtgcttttttacttttataaCCCTGTGAAGAAGagaggaaaaaaacaaaaatggacCTGCAAAAGCTGAAAGTACAGTGATTAATTTGTATGTAGAAAAATGTGTGGATTTATATGTGAGAGTGAGGATTTTGTGGCGTGATATGAGATATGAAacagaagaagaaaaggaaagaaTGGATAAATTTTTGGGAGGGTAAATAAATGTAGAGTCaaaatttagagagaaaaaataataataataataattccaaTAATGAGGAAATTGATTTGTTTCTCTGTTTGGGTTGTGAGAGAATCTGTGAAGTAAGAAGAGAAAGTAcagaaaatgaatataaaaacgTGTGGCCAGCTAACTATGCTGGCAGCCTGTGTGtgacttttatttttggtatatacTTATACTGTATATTAATAATTCATTAATAATCATTAACATTGTTAATAATTGTCCATAACAATtctctaaattaataattgtcaTAACATTATATGTTTACAAATTCAAACTCAACTCATTTAGCCGCATTTTATCGCCGTAAGCGAAAATTAATCTTGAATCTACGAAAAATATATAGCGAATTCTTCgatttcaacaatttttttttcattcacatgaattaagaattgaacctaaCCACTTACTTAAGAGATTCAAATTTTCTATTATTTGGAGTTTGGACTAATTAATCGTTGctaaaaaaaagcaattttatatgttaaaaaaattattttcataacatTTAATCaatatttagttttatttatgcaaaattttattaaataatgctTTTATTTaacatcttaatactagtgAGCTTTTATGTTCATTACTTTTTTGAATTGATGaacttttttataaatatattctaataaaaaattaaaataactggtatacaaaaaaaaattaaataaatgtgattatcaaaaataaaagaattgtAATCtctttacatttattttatttgaaatatatttttatctttttttaggAATATTTTTATGAATGACATGTATTTGAAAAATAACCTTAAATTTTGAGAGTATTGAAACCGAAAAAGAGAGTGAAAGGGCGGAACAACTAAAGCCGCCAACGGCAAAGCATCATTTTTAGGAAATGGTTAAAATAGTTGTAGTGAAATTTTGGGTTTGTCTAGAAAAAAGACCATGTGTTTCGGTGCATTGAGCCTAGGATAAATATTCTGTGTCCTGCCCTTCTTGGATGACACGTATTCGTATTTGGAAATTAAGTGCATAAGATATTTTGCATTGGATTGGATTTGGTAGTATGCTCCTCCTTAAAGCCTCAAGTTCGATTATCTCTGATATCGGTTTGGATGAACTTATTtaccttattaaaaaaaatcataaaattgttAGAATTTCAGCTCTTGATTTTTCTCACTTTACTTACTCTCTTCTTTTGTATAGTGTTAATTAATCACTAATTTTTTCAGTGTGATTTTATATGAGCACTGCTCCCTcaatttagtttattatttttatcaaatcttCTTAGAATTTCAACTTCTCAGCTTATTGTGCATCTTTTCCTCAAACTTCGaccctaaaaaataaataaaaatagatttaattagtaaaatgattttttaaagataattttggttttacattggtcccatgaagaaaaaaatgtctgaacaGCTctcttaaaggaaaaaaaaatgtctgaataggtcccttaaagatatatCTGATTAACGAAGATGTCTTTAAGAAACCTATTccgaccttttttttctttaaggaacctattcagacattttttttctttaagagaccaatctaaaaccaaaaatatcattttactaattaagccataaaaataataagaacttGTGTGCttaattttaacattttgttTATTAGAGCTTAATCTTATcatctttgttattttcttgtcaaataatttaattgttaAAAATTGAGCTCTAATTTTAAACACCGTCGTGCATTGGATGCATCGAGTAAGGTCCTAAATTCTAAGCAAAAAGCACAGAACAAAcaatgtattttgtttttttgaattcTTGAAAAACTTGAAAGTGTGAGTCTTACCCTCTCCACCGACACTTTGACACTCCTCCTCAACTCAAGTCGTCCCACATGACAAACTGCTTATGTAGGGTGGGATCCAGTGCTTCCACTTTACAAAAGAGGCGGTGCAACCTATCTTGTCTCTCTAACTATTTCTTTGCACTTTACTCTTCGTGTCTCTCTACAAGGCCATTTTCAAACTTTTATATGTCTCTTGTATGGTCATACTCATTTATGCCTTAATGGTGCCATAAAGAATTATAACAaaaatttgtgataattgtttTTACTTATAAACATTTATTCAAACCAACTCGGATTTGATGGGAGaatttttaacatttctcattgCGTCCAATGCTATTTGGGTCTGTATGAGGTGTAGATATAAATGGTGATGGTCCGATCAGGAAACTGATAGCAGGCAGCTCAGTTGGGTCTAACTCGACCCTGCAAAACCTACTTACAAGATGATAATTTTCTCTTACCTATAAATTCTTATACATGCCACTCATATTTACTAACCGAGTTAAACTCGCcgtattaattttattttggtgagGGCCTATATTATTCCTTAATAAATTGGAGGTAGTTTATCTCATGTCACATGTCACCAATCAAATTAACTGTCTAGGTCAAATATATAGTGATTTATTTTCACTtaccaaaatttatttttcaagcATCATGCTTAAAAGTATACATGGGTAATTTTAGTCACTTGAGATAATTTCATGTTTAAAACATCCCAATTGGAAGTGGATATGAGGCTTCcttcaaatattcaaattttttgtgTGGCAAGTGTTACATAATTCTATCCCCACTAAAGACGTGTTACATCACTGTCGGGTCTGCGACTCAAACGTGTGTCCTAGATGTTCAGTTGCGTTCGAAACTATATTCCATGGCTTGTTTGATTGTACGTAAGCACGTTGTATTTGGAGTAATGTTGGTCTGCATAATCTGATTCCGAATTCGACAATGGACGAGTTGTTTAACTGGTGCAGACATGTTTGTTTGTccctttttttttgcttttgtttgtttttcctttttctctctTGTAACCACAAAATACATCCCAATTGCTTCTATATCTTCTGTATGTTGTGTGTAGTTCTATGGAAAGTATTATATGTAGTAATTTTCTCTTACGGGGTTGTATTGTTTATCCATTGCAGTGTTGAATGTTGCTGCTGCTTGGTGAGTCTCTTAGCTTCTTCCGCGGCTCCCGCTGTCTGTTTCTGCATCGGTGCAGCTCGATCTATTCTTTGAGAGCTCTTTTAAAATTATGCAAGAAATCCACAagactatttttgttttgaacatACTTCTTGATAAATGAATTTACACCTTCACAGAATCACAGATGCACACAAGGATGCAATGAATGATATAagcttaatgtttttttttaaaaaaaatatgtttctagttcatgtaaatatgtttccttttgaatttagcctaaaaaaaaataatttctaagTTCAATAGATACAATGTAACTATCCAATTGATGTTCAAAATCATAAGCGTAATTGTTGCAGTTGAACAAAATCCCCCAATCTCCCAATTTATGCCCTATTGTTGACAGTTGAACTATCCTTGCAAACAATTTGTCTCACACTTGCTTGTTTCTTGCTTTTCAATCACAATAGTATCAAATTTGATATCACTTCATCATTTGAATAATCAGAAACAAAAGTTAGTGTGAAGCATTCCTTTTTGTTCGGATCAGACGGTGGTGATCAAGAGGCAAGGCTCCCCTATAAAAAGGGTAATTGAGAACAGGAGATCAGGAGCTGCTTAACATAATTGAGAACAGGAGATCAGAAGATTTGGTGGATGATAAAGTCCATACAACCTTATCGGCTAAGGCATTTAGTTTTTCCCTTGTGTGAGAATATCTTCCCTCAATTTTGGAGGGCAATAAGGTCTCTCTTTTGGACTTTTGTATCATGATCCTGACATGTAAGTGTATCGTGTTTGAGCTCCGATCGTAAGCTCAACAATTTTCGCTGCAACAAATATATTAAGAAATACATATTAGATATTCAAAGTAGTCTACTAATCTAAAATGCCATAAATAGGGtaacaaaatgaaatatataaatatcaaGCGCACCTGTAAGAAATCCGATGACAGGTATAGTTTCCAAAACTTTCTCTGTGCTTTCGAGTTTTCGCCTAAAAAATTGGGCAGAGAAAATTTAGTATCATTTCTTTTCCTACtcagaagtaaaaaaaaaaaaaaacatgagagCAGAATGTGAAATCATTGTACCTAGTATATTTGCTGAAAAATGGATCTCTCATTAGGTAAAGTACGAATAACAGCTTCCGTCGTTTAACCTGAAGGAAAACTATTTCAGCGGTAGCTCTTTAATGGATTGAACATTATTGGCAAATAAGGTAGTTCTAAAGTGTTGTCAATCGCAAATCATAGATAATAGCAGTTTGTTTAAATTCCGCAACAGAACAGTGTTATAGGCTTATAGCACCACTTTAGCCACTACTTGACAACATTTTGTATTAAATAGTACATCACGGAACAATCATGATATATTCAAATTCCGCTACGCTAAAACACCACTATTTAACAACACCGGTTCTAAATGTAGTATATTCAGTCCAGAACGCCAGTAAGCCGAAAGCATCTTATGTTGTATGGTTTTAAGTCTAAAGAAACACAAACCTCATCCTTTTCTGGAGCAGAAATATGAATTGTTTTCTGATTTTCACTCGCCACCGTTGTTGTAACAAGTGAGAGAATACTGTTTGATACGCTATCAACAGCCAGTGAAAGAAACCAAGGGGTCCATGACCGAATACCGTATTTTcgaataaataaaacataaataagcGGTCTAGCAATAAATAGAACTTCTGCTATCAAAAACAAAGCTCCACGAAAACCCTTTTTTGACAGTATGGTGGATAGTGTAGGTGTCACTGCCCTTGAAGCTGTAACAATGCAGTGGAAAACAAGTATTAGTGGAATTTCACCTGCACTATAATTAGAGATTAATTTCTATGCATGGTCAGTATAAATGTTTTTAAACATGTATCCAATCAAATTACATCATAATGATTGATGTCACTTTGTTATATTTGTTCCTAAAATATCTCTACAAATATTTACTTGGTGTGAAATGTGATTGAATACAtgtgtaaaaaagttttaacaCTGACAGtacaaacaaattaaatcatTATAACTATAATCTATTCCATTACAGAATAGTGCTAAAAGTATCTTTAGAACAGATTACCAGTGGGCTCCATGATTGCTTGTTGGTGATGAACCCTACGTAACCACACCGGTTCTGACACCATTCGTGCTTTTTCTCCAAATTGACTTAAAGCAGAAAGTGCTCTTCCTTCCAGATT from Trifolium pratense cultivar HEN17-A07 linkage group LG1, ARS_RC_1.1, whole genome shotgun sequence includes these protein-coding regions:
- the LOC123924517 gene encoding peroxisome biogenesis protein 16-like; translation: MEAYKRWVRQNKDYVHSLESLANGLTWLLPERFSESEIGPEAVTTFLGIVTAINEHIIDTTPNQNITSSVEPNSFPYPLCLSALKDVETLVEVVAQHYYGDDKKWNFLAVTEATKVLVRLSLFRKSGYKMLLHGGETSNDVMHSDDSSTSQHQIAGNPKGRFKPGTNPWNLEGRALSALSQFGEKARMVSEPVWLRRVHHQQAIMEPTASRAVTPTLSTILSKKGFRGALFLIAEVLFIARPLIYVLFIRKYGIRSWTPWFLSLAVDSVSNSILSLVTTTVASENQKTIHISAPEKDEVKRRKLLFVLYLMRDPFFSKYTRRKLESTEKVLETIPVIGFLTAKIVELTIGAQTRYTYMSGS